A genomic window from Synechococcus sp. CBW1107 includes:
- a CDS encoding FAD-binding oxidoreductase, whose protein sequence is MEPWHHRAVITPDPHDLADLVRDLHADGTPWLPAGSGSRLHWGPPVPDTDLVVSTRSMNRILDHAVGDFTVTVEAGTPLRELQEALHRENQWLTVDWPWGSDADGTGAGTVGGLVARGLAGGLRQRYLGVRDQLIGIGLLRADGVAARAGGKVVKNVAGYDLMRLFTGSWGSLGLITEVTLRTSPQPPERRGLLLQGELEPLDQLRRWLLRSSLTPELIDWWSPPLAALAGAEPQPALLLGLASVSEAALRAQCQEIRGQAEGLGLRSQPLDPERLEALRAVALGRPEPGGWLLRLGVLPARSSSLLAERALRDLPVVLGAGSGLGDCWAPAQLPAYRVEELRRCCVSRGGVLTVLQQPAGCQVPAWDDVPSRALIETVKAQFDPKQQLARGRLPGVRDRPLP, encoded by the coding sequence ATGGAGCCATGGCACCATCGTGCCGTGATCACCCCTGATCCCCACGATCTGGCCGATCTCGTGCGTGACCTGCACGCGGACGGCACGCCCTGGCTTCCCGCCGGCAGTGGCAGCCGCCTGCACTGGGGGCCGCCGGTGCCTGACACCGACCTGGTGGTGAGCACCCGGAGCATGAACCGGATCCTCGATCACGCCGTCGGGGACTTCACGGTGACGGTGGAGGCGGGCACCCCGCTGCGGGAGCTGCAGGAGGCCCTCCACCGGGAGAACCAGTGGCTCACGGTCGACTGGCCCTGGGGCAGCGATGCCGACGGGACTGGTGCGGGGACGGTGGGGGGACTGGTGGCCCGTGGCCTGGCCGGTGGCCTGCGCCAGCGCTATCTGGGTGTGCGCGACCAGTTGATCGGCATCGGCCTGCTGCGCGCCGATGGGGTCGCCGCACGGGCGGGGGGCAAGGTGGTCAAGAACGTGGCCGGCTACGACCTGATGCGGCTGTTCACCGGCAGCTGGGGCTCGCTCGGACTGATCACGGAGGTGACGCTGCGCACCAGCCCCCAGCCGCCGGAGCGGCGGGGCCTGCTGCTGCAGGGGGAGCTCGAGCCCCTCGATCAGTTGCGCCGCTGGCTGCTGCGATCCAGCCTCACCCCCGAACTGATCGATTGGTGGAGCCCGCCCCTGGCCGCCCTGGCGGGCGCCGAGCCGCAGCCGGCGCTGCTGCTGGGGCTGGCCAGCGTCAGCGAGGCCGCCCTGCGGGCCCAGTGCCAGGAAATCCGCGGGCAGGCCGAAGGCCTGGGCCTGCGCAGTCAGCCCCTCGATCCGGAGCGGCTCGAGGCCCTGCGGGCCGTGGCCCTCGGCCGGCCCGAGCCCGGCGGCTGGCTGCTGCGCCTGGGAGTGCTGCCGGCCCGCTCGAGCTCCCTGCTGGCCGAGCGGGCGCTGCGGGATCTGCCGGTGGTCCTGGGGGCCGGCAGCGGCCTGGGCGACTGCTGGGCGCCGGCGCAGCTGCCGGCCTACCGGGTGGAGGAGCTGCGGCGCTGCTGCGTGTCCCGCGGGGGGGTGCTCACGGTGCTGCAGCAGCCAGCGGGCTGCCAGGTGCCGGCGTGGGACGACGTCCCGTCACGGGCGCTGATCGAGACGGTGAAGGCCCAGTTCGACCCCAAACAGCAGCTGGCCCGCGGGCGGCTGCCGGGGGTGCGCGATCGGCCTCTGCCCTGA
- the modB gene encoding molybdate ABC transporter permease subunit gives MSAGLTDLSPLWLSLRSAALAVLLVVPLGLLAARQVSRWQGSRRAGADLLLLSPLVLPPTVLGFLLLQLLGPYGPVGAGLARLGVELVFHWPATVLSSAVVAFPLLYRTLLAAFDQMDPSLEAVALSLGAGPGRVLRTVTLPLVMPGLLAGISLAYARALGEFGTTLMLAGNIPGRTQTLPLAIYAAVDGGDRALAWFWTVLVLILNGLCLLLVQGFQSLRLGRPSRSRALEEPPSPVAAGVVAADRASGPAPFLLEVDLDLHRSGFQLQMRFSTSCPRLAILGASGAGKSLLLRALAGLEHPDRGHIRLNGRLLHDSDTGHDTPLQRRRIAMVVQHHALFPHLSVEENVAFGLARRERRQRRALVQAQLEVMGLAALASRFPHQLSGGQQQRVALARALVIEPELLLLDEPLSSQDAYRRRQLQQQMIEQLQRTGVPFLLVTHDIDEAYRMADDLLLIDDGRLIGHGPRQQVFQQPGTLAAARLTGCKNITRVERRGSGDLWAPAWGVALRRGRPWNTGTTHMGLRANHLELRAAGDPVEPAEANAWPCRVVEVNESAWSVSVYVRPVGQTPAAAEALQVEMAAGAWRRLASGSGPLILSIPESCLMPLC, from the coding sequence GTGAGCGCAGGCCTCACCGATCTCTCGCCACTCTGGCTCTCCCTGCGCAGTGCCGCCCTGGCGGTGCTGCTGGTGGTGCCCCTGGGATTGTTGGCGGCCCGGCAGGTGAGCCGCTGGCAGGGTTCGCGCCGCGCCGGCGCCGATCTGCTGCTGCTCTCGCCTCTGGTGCTGCCACCCACGGTGCTGGGCTTTCTGCTGCTGCAGCTGCTGGGGCCCTATGGGCCTGTGGGTGCTGGACTGGCTCGTCTGGGGGTGGAGCTGGTCTTCCACTGGCCGGCCACGGTGCTCAGCTCGGCGGTGGTGGCCTTCCCTCTGCTCTACCGCACCCTCCTGGCGGCCTTCGATCAGATGGATCCCTCGCTGGAGGCGGTGGCCCTCAGCCTCGGGGCAGGACCCGGGCGGGTGCTGCGGACCGTCACCCTGCCGCTGGTGATGCCGGGCCTGCTGGCGGGGATCAGCCTCGCCTACGCGCGGGCCCTGGGTGAATTCGGCACCACGCTGATGCTGGCGGGCAACATCCCCGGCCGCACCCAGACCCTTCCCCTGGCGATCTATGCGGCCGTCGATGGCGGTGATCGCGCCCTGGCCTGGTTCTGGACCGTGCTGGTGCTGATCCTCAATGGACTCTGCCTGCTGCTGGTGCAGGGCTTCCAGAGCCTGCGGCTCGGCCGGCCGAGCCGGTCCCGGGCGCTGGAGGAGCCCCCGTCCCCGGTGGCTGCCGGCGTGGTGGCTGCCGACAGGGCCAGCGGCCCGGCTCCCTTCCTCCTCGAGGTGGACCTTGACCTTCATCGGTCCGGATTCCAGTTGCAGATGCGCTTCAGCACCAGCTGCCCGCGCCTGGCGATCCTCGGGGCCTCAGGGGCGGGTAAAAGCCTGTTGCTGCGCGCTCTGGCCGGGCTGGAGCATCCGGACCGGGGCCACATCCGTCTCAATGGCCGGCTGCTCCACGACAGCGACACGGGCCACGACACACCCTTGCAACGGCGTCGCATCGCCATGGTGGTGCAGCACCACGCGCTCTTCCCCCATCTGAGCGTGGAGGAGAACGTGGCCTTCGGGCTGGCCCGGAGGGAGCGGCGCCAGCGACGGGCCCTGGTGCAGGCCCAGCTGGAGGTGATGGGCCTGGCTGCGCTTGCCAGCCGCTTCCCACACCAGCTCTCGGGCGGGCAGCAGCAGCGGGTGGCCCTGGCCCGCGCCCTGGTGATCGAGCCGGAGCTGCTGCTGCTCGATGAGCCCCTCTCCTCCCAGGACGCCTACCGGCGCCGCCAGTTGCAGCAGCAGATGATCGAGCAGCTCCAGCGCACGGGCGTGCCCTTCCTGCTGGTCACTCACGACATCGACGAGGCCTACCGCATGGCCGACGACCTGCTGCTGATCGATGACGGCCGGCTGATCGGCCATGGACCTCGCCAGCAGGTGTTTCAGCAGCCCGGGACGCTGGCGGCGGCCCGCCTCACCGGTTGCAAGAACATCACCCGGGTGGAGCGTCGCGGTTCCGGAGATCTGTGGGCGCCTGCCTGGGGCGTGGCGCTGCGGCGCGGGCGGCCCTGGAACACTGGCACCACCCACATGGGTCTGCGCGCCAATCACCTGGAGTTGCGCGCCGCCGGCGATCCGGTCGAGCCCGCGGAAGCCAATGCCTGGCCCTGCCGTGTCGTCGAGGTCAACGAGAGTGCCTGGAGCGTGTCGGTCTACGTGCGACCCGTGGGGCAGACGCCCGCCGCCGCTGAGGCCCTGCAGGTGGAGATGGCGGCCGGTGCCTGGCGGCGACTGGCCTCAGGCAGCGGCCCCCTGATCCTCTCGATCCCGGAGTCGTGCCTGATGCCCCTGTGCTGA
- the modA gene encoding molybdate ABC transporter substrate-binding protein, which translates to MTRRERWWIVAVLGALGGLAAACSLAPSPRPLLVAAAVSLADPLQEVAGVEPRSRRVGPAVQFHFASSGALQQQILQGAPVDVFLSAGQRQLDALESAGRLLPGSRRELFSNELVLVVPSRSSRRTLSFEGLAQPGLRTIAIGDSTVPAGDYARQVLASLGLSAAVAPKLVPLGSVRAVAQAVAEGHVDAGFVYRTEAQAREELRITAVAPAGSHDPIRYVGAVLKTSRDSAAAEAYLRSLAHSAARESFLHHGFGGPAPSSQP; encoded by the coding sequence ATGACACGTCGAGAGCGGTGGTGGATCGTGGCGGTGCTGGGGGCACTGGGCGGGCTCGCTGCGGCCTGCAGCCTGGCGCCCTCCCCGAGGCCCCTGCTGGTGGCGGCAGCGGTGAGTCTGGCTGATCCCCTCCAGGAGGTCGCTGGGGTTGAACCACGTAGCCGGCGAGTCGGCCCGGCTGTGCAGTTTCACTTCGCCTCCTCGGGCGCCCTCCAGCAGCAGATCCTGCAGGGGGCGCCGGTGGATGTGTTCCTCTCAGCCGGTCAGCGTCAGCTGGATGCCCTCGAGAGCGCTGGCCGGCTGCTGCCTGGCAGTCGCCGTGAGTTGTTCAGCAACGAGCTGGTGCTGGTGGTGCCCTCTCGTTCATCGCGGCGAACCCTCAGCTTCGAAGGCCTGGCGCAGCCTGGGCTGCGCACGATCGCGATCGGTGATTCCACTGTCCCAGCCGGCGATTACGCCCGCCAGGTGCTGGCGTCCCTGGGGCTCAGCGCCGCGGTCGCGCCCAAGCTTGTGCCCCTGGGCTCTGTTCGTGCCGTGGCCCAGGCCGTGGCCGAGGGCCATGTGGACGCTGGTTTCGTGTATCGCACCGAAGCCCAGGCGCGCGAGGAGCTGCGCATCACTGCCGTGGCACCTGCCGGCAGCCATGATCCGATCCGTTACGTGGGTGCCGTGCTCAAGACCAGCCGCGACTCCGCCGCGGCCGAGGCCTACCTGCGGTCCCTGGCGCACTCAGCCGCACGCGAATCCTTCCTTCACCATGGTTTCGGGGGTCCTGCGCCCTCCTCCCAGCCGTGA
- a CDS encoding DUF1993 family protein → MRFQVSDVLIPSFYFHLTTTYAILRALGVPLGKVDSMAFLMSFVRRAA, encoded by the coding sequence GTGCGGTTCCAGGTGAGTGATGTTCTGATCCCCAGTTTCTATTTTCACCTCACCACCACCTACGCCATCCTTCGAGCGCTCGGGGTCCCGCTGGGCAAGGTCGACTCCATGGCCTTCCTGATGTCCTTTGTCAGGCGCGCGGCGTGA